One region of bacterium genomic DNA includes:
- a CDS encoding cytochrome c3 family protein, producing MGSRNTIQKLKFKMKNCRTASRRNFKPEKHHILHFAFCIFYFIFPASSLIYASGIVETVHNLEVNTEWAGGVELEGVCAYCHIPHSAVGSQIWPYKPREKDYGDFGSVSRVCYICHGTSLAGTKAKKIFTVFNVKRANHPVGFASYETPNVENTDWLGEVVDTPAQEWPETEKEKSIQCTTCHNPHDNINGNFMRAMMYDSVQEEGNFSNYKGPVQNFCSYCHQQREDSGKKSDNGVREIPDSGTHPAGHSVSRENARNGGAGIILDSIFTQPKGVLGGHLSYFTQGGIICMTCHQVHGAEPVQDGLYMDNTPLRVGPLLVVNNDTVGSVPGESLLCEKCHTEMPAVDTAGNKHTHPVNKFPTPTDDNFSSNVTPYTEREFGNEKGTPLSIHYPFNEADNSQWIDYEESGEPNTLPANFERTMGEYLICMSCHDPHGAKAGSPILRANSSDIFCEDCHGRKPRYNDYNNFLNPISEEMGTQIKGTKEVWGVSHPVNVPMMSRDRLRMAIRDSLINSEGILLQNIRSKINLVDNKVVCRTCHLAHTGEDNYLLAVTDDNSEICEACHTNEKNPHNPSVYYFEGLDSLQSKDPTEDFDTLRLGSHYIGDVTTNRNEFTREGIIIKQEDHSDWLGTAHVNDYREKNRPWAFSKQYTHIGGPGGDRKRDGYDEIKKYPHVICQSCHTPHGAATGLSDSPGEDRLLLDINNYSQMCNDCHTPPGSHPVMGDILGGKNKQLSILDSMIVQDEVSMLPCDYPVGWQDGEYTNNKGQVVRWNQTPGAPRHLVCESCHSLHSAANSPGAYVLEEGEGNINREGGYIYKPTKLDFYPLCKKCHLQGQY from the coding sequence ATGGGAAGTAGAAATACAATTCAAAAGTTAAAATTTAAAATGAAAAATTGTCGAACCGCCTCGCGGCGGAATTTTAAGCCCGAAAAACACCATATTTTGCATTTTGCATTTTGCATTTTTTATTTTATTTTTCCGGCTTCGTCTCTGATTTATGCGAGCGGTATAGTAGAGACAGTGCATAATCTTGAAGTCAATACTGAATGGGCGGGAGGCGTTGAATTAGAAGGTGTTTGCGCTTATTGTCATATACCGCACAGCGCAGTTGGTTCCCAGATCTGGCCGTATAAACCAAGGGAAAAAGATTACGGTGATTTTGGCAGCGTTTCACGTGTTTGTTATATATGCCATGGAACGAGCCTGGCAGGGACAAAAGCGAAAAAAATATTTACAGTGTTTAATGTTAAACGGGCAAACCACCCCGTTGGGTTCGCAAGTTATGAAACGCCGAATGTCGAAAATACTGATTGGCTTGGTGAAGTAGTTGATACCCCCGCCCAGGAATGGCCGGAGACTGAAAAAGAGAAAAGCATTCAATGTACTACCTGTCATAATCCCCATGATAATATTAACGGGAATTTTATGAGAGCAATGATGTATGATTCAGTGCAGGAAGAAGGAAATTTTTCAAATTATAAAGGCCCGGTCCAGAATTTTTGTTCCTACTGCCATCAGCAAAGAGAGGATTCGGGGAAAAAGAGTGATAACGGCGTAAGAGAAATCCCGGATTCAGGGACCCACCCGGCCGGGCATTCTGTTTCAAGGGAAAACGCCAGGAACGGCGGGGCCGGGATAATTTTAGATAGTATTTTTACCCAGCCAAAGGGCGTGCTTGGGGGGCATCTTTCTTATTTTACACAGGGCGGGATAATATGTATGACCTGTCACCAGGTCCATGGAGCAGAACCTGTCCAGGATGGTTTGTATATGGATAATACCCCTTTAAGAGTAGGGCCTCTATTGGTAGTAAATAATGATACGGTGGGAAGTGTTCCCGGGGAGAGCCTTCTGTGTGAAAAATGTCATACGGAAATGCCGGCGGTTGATACTGCCGGGAATAAACATACACACCCGGTAAATAAATTCCCCACACCGACCGATGATAATTTTTCTTCAAATGTAACACCCTATACCGAACGTGAATTTGGAAACGAAAAAGGGACGCCGTTATCTATTCATTATCCTTTTAATGAAGCCGATAATAGTCAATGGATTGATTATGAAGAATCAGGGGAGCCGAATACCCTGCCCGCAAACTTTGAGAGGACAATGGGTGAATATTTAATTTGTATGAGCTGCCATGATCCTCATGGGGCAAAGGCAGGTTCGCCGATATTGCGGGCAAATTCTTCAGATATTTTTTGCGAAGACTGTCATGGACGTAAACCCAGGTATAATGATTACAATAATTTTTTAAATCCGATTAGTGAAGAAATGGGGACACAAATAAAAGGTACGAAAGAAGTTTGGGGAGTCAGCCATCCGGTAAATGTGCCGATGATGAGCAGGGACCGGTTAAGAATGGCAATAAGGGATTCTTTAATAAATTCAGAAGGAATATTACTGCAAAATATCCGTTCAAAAATAAATTTGGTGGATAATAAAGTGGTCTGCCGCACATGCCATCTGGCACACACGGGCGAGGATAATTATCTTTTGGCAGTTACAGATGATAATTCTGAGATTTGTGAAGCCTGCCATACAAATGAAAAGAATCCTCATAATCCCAGTGTGTATTATTTTGAAGGTTTAGATTCGCTTCAAAGTAAAGATCCCACAGAGGATTTTGATACACTTAGATTAGGTTCCCATTATATAGGCGATGTGACCACAAATAGAAATGAATTCACGCGTGAAGGCATAATTATTAAACAGGAAGATCATTCTGACTGGCTTGGCACGGCACATGTTAATGATTATCGTGAAAAAAACAGGCCATGGGCATTTTCTAAACAATATACTCATATTGGCGGGCCCGGGGGCGACCGTAAAAGAGACGGTTATGATGAGATAAAAAAATACCCCCATGTTATATGCCAGAGCTGTCATACGCCGCATGGGGCCGCGACCGGACTTTCCGATTCCCCCGGCGAAGACAGGCTGCTTCTTGATATAAATAATTATTCGCAAATGTGCAATGATTGTCATACTCCCCCGGGTTCCCACCCTGTAATGGGCGATATCCTGGGCGGAAAAAATAAGCAATTAAGTATTTTAGATTCAATGATAGTCCAGGATGAGGTGTCTATGCTTCCTTGTGATTATCCCGTGGGCTGGCAGGATGGGGAGTATACTAATAATAAGGGGCAGGTAGTCAGGTGGAATCAGACACCGGGTGCTCCCAGGCATTTAGTTTGTGAAAGCTGCCATAGTTTGCATTCAGCCGCGAATTCACCCGGGGCGTATGTATTGGAAGAGGGCGAGGGAAATATTAACAGGGAAGGCGGCTATATTTATAAACCAACTAAACTTGATTTTTATCCGTTATGTAAAAAATGCCATTTGCAGGGGCAATACTAG
- a CDS encoding tetratricopeptide repeat protein, with the protein MIKRKLLTISFLLLVFGGCFERKTTPSGNITQGLDFMVREDYDKAIKVFSDILTENQKNTSALYYRGVAYLKKSDDVNYLTDFKKLYEIDKDFNFESRYFWDVITNCFSVRKDYPKSIEMSVFYIKKFPGDGNILLSNNIIANSYLRLKEFDKAIDYYQKVIDISVNGKSAQERKVNAEAKNAIDFIKQNSDYDRKPLYMFSDVQNEIDPLKKIEIARKILELYPKCNLADKVQYQIARLYSVDGLNDFDQAIKEYQILIDKYPKSPLAKSAEYSILGISEKYDPEAGKLHGTVH; encoded by the coding sequence ATGATTAAAAGAAAATTATTAACCATTAGTTTTTTGTTATTAGTTTTTGGCGGTTGTTTTGAAAGAAAAACAACCCCGTCCGGAAATATTACGCAGGGGCTTGATTTTATGGTCCGAGAAGATTATGACAAGGCGATAAAAGTGTTTTCGGATATATTAACGGAAAATCAGAAAAATACATCGGCACTTTATTACAGGGGTGTGGCATATTTAAAGAAAAGTGATGATGTGAATTATCTGACTGATTTTAAAAAATTGTATGAAATTGATAAAGATTTTAACTTTGAAAGCAGGTATTTCTGGGATGTAATAACTAATTGTTTTAGTGTCCGGAAAGACTATCCGAAATCAATTGAAATGTCCGTTTTCTATATAAAAAAGTTCCCGGGAGACGGGAATATCCTGCTTTCAAATAATATTATTGCGAACAGTTATTTGAGACTGAAAGAATTTGATAAGGCAATCGATTATTATCAGAAGGTCATAGATATTTCAGTAAACGGGAAATCCGCGCAAGAAAGAAAAGTGAATGCCGAGGCCAAAAACGCAATAGATTTCATTAAACAAAATTCTGATTATGATAGAAAACCCCTGTATATGTTTTCTGACGTTCAAAACGAAATTGACCCGCTGAAAAAAATTGAAATTGCAAGAAAAATACTGGAACTTTACCCGAAATGCAATCTCGCGGATAAAGTCCAGTATCAGATCGCAAGATTATACAGTGTTGACGGGTTAAATGATTTCGACCAGGCAATAAAAGAGTACCAGATACTTATAGATAAATATCCTAAAAGCCCGCTGGCGAAATCGGCAGAATACAGCATACTTGGAATAAGCGAAAAATATGATCCTGAAGCAGGTAAATTGCATGGGACAGTGCATTAA
- a CDS encoding cytochrome c3 family protein, with translation MKIEKFFIGFVFCVFLYGNNVRGKNLDIISPGSENIEVEQEYFPVIGKYNGNDKELKLTVNNSSVNTVKLEKGNIFTDKIKLNAGLNELKITNGADVRTINIFYETDNKNGQQNYKKYFLHAPILDNECSECHTKEAKENFPAVDQSKVVCFNCHDSFEKDKFIHGPIASGSCQACHEPHGSTENKFLRENKNKICYMCHEEESIKKEHLVNLKDNREECSFCHNPHSGKDKFFLKETKK, from the coding sequence ATGAAAATTGAAAAATTTTTTATTGGATTTGTATTTTGTGTTTTTTTATATGGCAATAATGTCCGGGGTAAAAACCTGGATATTATTTCTCCAGGGAGTGAAAATATTGAGGTTGAACAGGAATATTTTCCTGTAATAGGCAAATACAATGGCAATGATAAAGAATTAAAGTTAACGGTTAATAATTCTTCAGTTAACACAGTTAAACTTGAAAAAGGGAATATTTTTACAGATAAGATTAAACTTAATGCCGGGTTGAATGAGCTGAAAATTACAAATGGAGCGGATGTCCGGACAATAAATATCTTTTATGAAACTGATAATAAAAACGGACAGCAAAACTATAAAAAATATTTTTTGCACGCGCCGATATTGGACAATGAATGTTCTGAATGCCATACCAAGGAGGCAAAAGAAAATTTTCCCGCAGTTGACCAGTCAAAAGTGGTTTGCTTTAATTGCCATGATAGTTTTGAAAAAGATAAATTTATTCATGGCCCCATAGCTTCAGGTTCATGCCAGGCCTGCCATGAACCCCATGGTTCAACAGAAAACAAATTTTTACGTGAAAATAAAAATAAAATATGTTACATGTGCCATGAAGAAGAATCAATAAAAAAGGAACATCTTGTTAATTTAAAAGATAACAGGGAAGAATGCAGTTTTTGCCATAATCCCCACAGCGGAAAAGACAAATTTTTTCTTAAAGAAACCAAAAAATAA
- a CDS encoding cytochrome c3 family protein, translating to MKRWLLAFLLIILLTLVVKASIIETVHNQELNAQFAGGGEFEGVCAYCHVPHSAKGPVLWRYELEAREFGKIGNLCYSCHGTNRAGTRANKSFTVFDLKKDNHPVVHASNIEPNVEETDWLNERFIASSWPHTEDTTDIECSTCHNPHDNRNGRFLNTLIFDTTADEGGSSYEKELQNLCSYCHQKRETSSKGINNKGTHPVGMNITGDGLPGIVIDSAIFANPFGVLGGHLAYGTTGGIICATCHSPHGVPGGKDGLYSNGMSLHTGPLLIINNDTTKPQPDSTDIPYASGGQSLLCESCHGKTPYMKDTTRFSHPVDRYPLGTSSNDNISSSGDTLEVYYPPAFWVNYEESGEPNEHQGKGRRVPGEYLVCISCHDPHGAKPGTPLLRSGSSENLCEDCHTDKPVAGENHPVDTVGINIWRAGAIELSGPFRFKNKDGFEMAIRESLEIYDSPGIFLTGIQAALELKNGYITCRTCHSPHSAVNTRLLTITDRNSEICECCHTHPEEPHNPSVYYLEGPAEIYPNGKANEWIEIKKENEPKAETHDLPRLGSHYIGDVTYKNRYKYDTYSAYDTGERQDWLATAYVDNGYNTPWPDSNQFSHAGGPGADPEHSGYGGTMIICQSCHTPHGAARGLASDDGANLSRLLLTSNTSSKLCSGCHYPPGSHPVLSETVTRTEQPLNPRNSQFAIGYDNELYIDNFTMPADYPDTSGDNNPQMVCESCHTAHNAYSLSGAFITEAGKLSVALPSVPEDKGWFNKRPRERDHQPLCNRCHLQGIVDGK from the coding sequence ATGAAAAGATGGTTACTTGCTTTTCTACTTATTATTTTATTAACTTTGGTTGTTAAAGCAAGTATCATTGAAACTGTTCATAACCAGGAACTCAACGCCCAATTTGCCGGAGGCGGCGAGTTTGAAGGTGTTTGTGCTTATTGTCATGTGCCGCACAGCGCTAAAGGGCCTGTATTATGGCGTTATGAATTAGAAGCGAGGGAATTTGGGAAGATCGGTAATTTGTGTTATTCCTGCCACGGGACGAACCGCGCGGGGACCCGCGCAAATAAATCTTTTACTGTTTTTGATTTGAAAAAAGATAACCATCCTGTTGTCCACGCGAGTAATATTGAACCTAATGTTGAAGAAACAGACTGGCTGAATGAAAGATTTATCGCGAGCAGCTGGCCTCATACTGAAGACACGACTGATATAGAGTGTTCTACCTGCCATAATCCCCATGATAACAGAAACGGCCGTTTTTTAAATACGTTAATATTTGATACTACTGCCGATGAAGGCGGTTCTTCTTATGAAAAAGAACTCCAGAATTTATGTTCTTACTGCCACCAAAAAAGAGAAACGAGCTCAAAAGGAATAAATAATAAAGGAACGCATCCGGTTGGTATGAATATAACCGGTGACGGCCTGCCGGGTATTGTTATTGACAGCGCTATTTTTGCGAATCCGTTTGGTGTTTTAGGCGGGCATTTAGCATATGGAACAACCGGCGGCATAATTTGTGCAACATGTCACAGCCCTCATGGTGTGCCGGGAGGCAAAGATGGTTTGTATTCCAACGGGATGTCTTTACATACAGGCCCGCTTTTAATTATTAATAATGATACAACGAAACCACAGCCGGATTCCACTGATATTCCGTACGCCTCAGGAGGCCAAAGTCTTCTTTGTGAATCCTGTCATGGGAAGACCCCGTATATGAAAGATACCACCCGTTTTTCGCACCCTGTTGACAGGTACCCGCTTGGAACAAGCAGTAACGATAATATATCTTCTTCGGGTGATACGTTAGAGGTTTATTATCCGCCGGCCTTCTGGGTAAATTATGAAGAATCAGGAGAACCCAATGAACACCAGGGTAAAGGCAGAAGGGTCCCGGGAGAGTATCTTGTCTGCATAAGCTGCCATGATCCGCATGGTGCTAAACCCGGGACGCCTCTTTTGCGCAGCGGTTCCTCGGAAAATTTATGTGAAGATTGCCATACAGATAAACCTGTCGCGGGAGAGAACCATCCTGTGGATACAGTCGGCATAAATATCTGGCGGGCCGGGGCAATAGAATTGAGCGGCCCGTTCAGGTTTAAAAATAAAGATGGTTTTGAGATGGCGATAAGAGAGTCTCTGGAAATTTACGATTCCCCGGGAATATTTCTTACCGGAATCCAGGCCGCGCTTGAATTGAAAAACGGATATATTACCTGCAGGACATGCCATTCCCCGCATTCGGCTGTAAATACAAGATTATTGACAATTACCGACAGAAATTCTGAAATATGCGAATGTTGTCATACACATCCTGAAGAGCCGCATAACCCAAGTGTATATTACCTGGAAGGGCCTGCCGAGATTTATCCAAACGGGAAGGCAAATGAATGGATAGAAATTAAGAAAGAAAACGAACCTAAAGCTGAAACCCATGATTTGCCGAGGCTGGGGAGCCACTATATCGGGGATGTTACATACAAAAATAGATATAAATATGATACTTATTCCGCTTATGATACAGGTGAAAGACAAGACTGGCTGGCGACTGCTTATGTAGATAATGGTTATAACACCCCATGGCCTGATTCCAACCAGTTTTCACATGCTGGCGGCCCGGGCGCGGACCCGGAACACTCGGGTTACGGCGGGACAATGATAATATGCCAGTCCTGCCATACTCCTCATGGTGCGGCTAGGGGCCTTGCCAGTGATGACGGGGCAAATTTGAGCCGTCTGCTTTTGACTTCCAATACAAGCTCAAAGCTTTGTTCAGGGTGCCATTATCCGCCGGGAAGCCATCCTGTATTATCAGAAACTGTTACACGGACAGAACAGCCTTTGAATCCCAGGAATTCACAGTTTGCAATAGGATATGATAATGAGCTGTATATTGATAATTTTACCATGCCGGCAGATTACCCCGATACTTCCGGTGATAACAATCCTCAAATGGTTTGTGAAAGCTGCCATACCGCTCATAACGCGTATTCATTAAGCGGGGCATTTATTACAGAGGCGGGAAAACTTTCCGTCGCACTTCCCTCTGTTCCTGAAGATAAGGGATGGTTTAATAAAAGGCCGCGTGAACGTGATCACCAGCCGTTATGCAACCGGTGCCATTTACAGGGGATAGTGGATGGGAAGTAG
- a CDS encoding cytochrome c3 family protein — MKKNILLCLFASGFFLLTWGKKIKADIAVYSPEDKIYIFTRTIFIVGKTDAKKLVYYVNGEKGLYTEPREGNFHFLVNLNNGLNKIEISDAEEKEKIKLEVFSLKNYKFFILKTYDSTGPAGFNKYIFHTGKKDSLCTDCHAMNPMKADKKMCYSLCHKNDITKWGYMHGPAGEGACLACHDPEGTNSGYKVVVDGGGQICMTCHEGIGSMKKNVHTAVKKQFCMGCHSPHGTTNDFVLWEDGKANMCYLCHRDKKIKWKTVKDENGNESLIANGDISFSHKAITDGDCLGCHHPHESDNPYNLRHPAGKLCIETECHTPISDKLSKHEHPYDLQPTKGSPVAIGKDIFIDDKGNIVCYSCHNPHGSDNPFIFWKPKEKLCPSCHSNMEEKKE, encoded by the coding sequence ATGAAAAAAAATATATTGTTGTGTCTGTTTGCTTCAGGTTTTTTTTTATTAACATGGGGAAAAAAAATAAAGGCTGACATTGCTGTTTACTCGCCCGAAGATAAAATTTATATATTTACAAGAACGATTTTTATTGTCGGGAAAACAGACGCAAAAAAACTGGTTTATTATGTTAACGGGGAAAAAGGCCTTTACACGGAACCGCGGGAAGGAAATTTTCATTTCCTGGTGAATTTAAATAACGGGTTGAATAAGATTGAGATAAGTGATGCTGAAGAGAAGGAAAAAATAAAATTAGAAGTTTTTAGCTTAAAAAATTACAAATTTTTTATTCTAAAAACCTATGATTCAACAGGGCCCGCCGGATTTAACAAATATATTTTCCACACAGGCAAAAAAGACAGCCTTTGCACGGATTGCCACGCGATGAATCCCATGAAAGCGGATAAAAAGATGTGTTATAGTTTATGTCATAAAAATGACATAACAAAATGGGGTTATATGCACGGTCCCGCGGGGGAGGGGGCGTGTCTTGCATGCCATGATCCCGAGGGAACTAACAGCGGTTATAAGGTTGTTGTTGACGGCGGGGGGCAGATTTGCATGACATGCCATGAAGGAATAGGTTCGATGAAAAAAAATGTTCATACAGCGGTTAAAAAGCAATTTTGCATGGGATGTCACAGCCCTCACGGGACAACCAACGATTTTGTTTTATGGGAGGACGGGAAGGCGAATATGTGTTATTTGTGTCACAGAGATAAAAAAATTAAATGGAAGACGGTAAAAGATGAAAATGGCAATGAAAGTTTAATTGCAAACGGAGATATATCGTTTTCTCACAAGGCTATTACAGACGGGGATTGTCTCGGGTGCCATCATCCGCATGAATCCGATAATCCCTATAACCTTCGACACCCGGCAGGGAAATTATGCATAGAAACGGAGTGCCATACTCCAATCAGCGATAAATTATCCAAACATGAACATCCTTACGATTTACAGCCGACAAAGGGTTCGCCGGTAGCGATCGGGAAGGATATTTTTATTGATGACAAAGGGAATATAGTTTGCTACAGTTGTCATAATCCGCATGGGTCGGATAACCCGTTTATATTCTGGAAACCGAAAGAAAAACTTTGTCCCAGCTGTCATTCTAATATGGAAGAAAAAAAAGAATAA
- a CDS encoding DUF5683 domain-containing protein, with the protein MILRQRLESGKKKKSPVIAAAASLFFPGAGQAYNREVIRSLIMILLAISLLTWFVFLQQDYNQALEQARDLNLTGEIAMEYAKAQGVSRFLPLALYLGLLVFSVYDAYIFSAYILKSMEPRPEGVDRRTRPREDSES; encoded by the coding sequence ATGATATTAAGACAGAGACTTGAAAGCGGCAAAAAAAAGAAGAGCCCTGTTATCGCGGCGGCAGCATCCTTATTTTTCCCGGGCGCGGGACAGGCATACAACAGGGAAGTTATTCGATCTTTGATAATGATTCTCCTCGCTATTAGTTTATTGACATGGTTTGTTTTCTTGCAGCAGGATTATAACCAGGCGCTGGAACAGGCCAGGGATTTGAATCTTACGGGAGAAATTGCTATGGAATACGCGAAAGCCCAGGGTGTGTCCCGTTTTCTCCCGCTTGCGCTTTATTTAGGATTATTGGTTTTCAGCGTTTACGATGCGTATATTTTTTCAGCATATATTTTAAAAAGTATGGAACCGAGGCCGGAAGGTGTGGACAGAAGGACAAGGCCAAGGGAAGATTCGGAGAGTTAA
- a CDS encoding NHL repeat-containing protein: protein MYQNRKFLLWQIVTFFVFVFSGISFAQETTQSEELKLPAAEAGEDVKSEGAKAAYSAMELVRDIGPLKTPYKTAIAPDGTLYIADGGVKILIYAENGTFLDQVGDKPVVEGEESINFTWLLSVATDDKGNIYAADYKQPGLFVISPKGSLLFTIPMNTAVQKNLPGAGPNAVTVNSRGDIYVCDQENGAISVYNLNGKYKYAIQSFKTKTGEKLNLARPSDMAVNSKDEVYVTDGIIYRVHRFNAKGNFLGSFGGQGDAAGLFVKMTSIAIDSKDRVYILDGARSIIQVFSPTGEFLYALSDTNGGPLQVPMAARISIDKKTDYLYVSQALGNEKVSIFRYVVAGAAKTLAPKK, encoded by the coding sequence ATGTATCAAAATAGAAAATTTTTACTTTGGCAGATAGTAACTTTTTTTGTGTTTGTTTTTAGCGGAATTAGTTTTGCCCAGGAAACAACTCAATCGGAAGAATTGAAACTGCCGGCTGCAGAAGCGGGTGAGGATGTAAAATCAGAAGGCGCGAAAGCGGCATACAGCGCGATGGAACTGGTAAGGGACATCGGGCCTCTTAAAACACCATATAAGACAGCAATTGCCCCGGATGGGACTTTGTATATAGCGGACGGCGGTGTCAAGATCCTTATTTACGCTGAAAACGGCACATTTTTAGACCAGGTTGGTGATAAACCGGTAGTAGAGGGGGAAGAATCGATAAATTTTACCTGGCTGTTAAGTGTTGCCACTGATGACAAAGGTAATATTTACGCGGCTGATTATAAACAACCGGGTTTATTTGTAATCAGCCCCAAAGGGTCGCTGTTATTCACAATACCGATGAATACCGCTGTTCAAAAGAATTTACCCGGGGCTGGTCCGAATGCAGTTACAGTCAATAGCCGTGGCGATATTTATGTTTGTGACCAGGAAAACGGCGCGATCAGCGTGTATAATTTGAATGGTAAATATAAATATGCCATTCAAAGTTTTAAAACCAAGACCGGAGAGAAATTAAATCTGGCCAGGCCAAGCGATATGGCGGTCAACAGTAAAGATGAGGTTTATGTGACTGACGGAATAATTTACAGGGTCCACCGTTTTAACGCCAAGGGTAATTTTTTAGGCAGTTTCGGCGGACAGGGGGATGCCGCAGGGCTTTTTGTTAAAATGACGTCAATAGCGATTGACAGCAAGGACAGGGTATATATCCTGGACGGCGCGAGGTCCATTATACAGGTATTCAGCCCGACGGGCGAATTTTTATATGCGTTGAGCGATACTAATGGCGGCCCGCTGCAGGTCCCGATGGCCGCGAGGATTTCAATTGATAAAAAAACAGATTATTTATATGTATCACAGGCGCTTGGAAATGAAAAAGTTTCGATATTCAGGTATGTTGTTGCCGGGGCGGCTAAAACGCTAGCGCCCAAGAAATAA
- a CDS encoding NHL repeat-containing protein, which produces MKNIRLILIFICGLSISVSAQVKFLTTPTLFLYIIEGEEEFQFNQPQDVAVAANGNVYIADTVNRRIQVFNDKGEFVSAFGKEGREDEEFLDPNGVGADSEGRIYVADPVLNQVKIFTPEGEFVSKFELKAGRHRGPQGIKEDSQTGANDVCVDSQGNIWVADVDDQLLEVHDKNGNYKFIVNVFEINGKPRGLVRPAYIAINSHDEVYVSCGIISRIYRFDNTGNFLTEFGGQGDVAGLFGQTSGIAIDEMDRVYVADIAKGNVQVFDREGKFLFALSDEKGGRMDLTTIGGIAARKDRIYISELLRHRISVWKFKK; this is translated from the coding sequence ATGAAAAATATACGTCTTATTTTAATTTTTATTTGCGGTTTAAGTATTTCTGTTTCGGCACAGGTAAAGTTTCTTACTACACCTACATTGTTTCTTTATATAATAGAAGGAGAAGAGGAATTTCAGTTTAACCAGCCCCAGGATGTCGCGGTTGCCGCGAATGGAAACGTGTATATAGCAGATACTGTTAACCGCCGTATCCAGGTTTTTAATGATAAGGGTGAATTTGTTTCCGCATTTGGGAAGGAAGGCCGTGAAGATGAGGAATTTCTTGACCCCAACGGAGTGGGAGCTGATTCCGAGGGACGGATCTACGTGGCCGATCCAGTGTTAAACCAGGTGAAGATTTTTACACCAGAGGGTGAATTCGTAAGTAAATTTGAACTTAAGGCAGGCAGGCACCGGGGGCCCCAGGGAATAAAAGAAGACAGCCAGACCGGCGCGAATGATGTTTGTGTAGACAGCCAGGGGAATATCTGGGTGGCGGACGTGGATGACCAATTGCTTGAAGTTCATGATAAAAACGGCAATTATAAGTTTATTGTCAATGTCTTTGAAATAAACGGCAAACCAAGAGGTTTAGTCAGGCCTGCCTATATAGCGATTAACAGCCATGATGAGGTTTATGTATCATGCGGGATTATAAGCCGCATTTATAGATTCGATAATACCGGGAATTTTTTGACTGAATTTGGAGGACAGGGAGATGTAGCGGGCCTTTTTGGGCAAACATCTGGCATAGCTATAGATGAAATGGACAGGGTTTATGTAGCGGATATCGCTAAGGGAAATGTCCAGGTTTTTGACCGCGAAGGAAAATTTCTTTTTGCTCTTTCAGATGAAAAGGGTGGGCGCATGGATTTGACTACTATAGGAGGAATTGCAGCCAGGAAAGACCGCATCTACATTTCAGAACTTTTAAGGCACCGGATATCTGTCTGGAAATTCAAAAAATAA